CCTTCATCACAGCATTTTTTCTTTTACCCTACGACTAATACAAGTTTCCCTGTCCCACCTCCATTAACAACTGAGATCAATGTCTGCTAACAAGGTCCCTTATAGAACGTTCTATATCTTCCAAATGAGCGAGCATGGCTTTCTGTGCGTTATCTGCATCAAAAGAAAGAATGTAATAGAGTATTGAGGAGTGAAAATCCAATGCTCGCTTAATTTGTCCTTCACGCTCAATGACATACATATTTTCTGAAAGAGTTAAATCTCGGGTAGCATTCAACATTTCAACAAGCACCATGTTCTGGCTCATCTCTGCTATTTTTTCATGAAAAGCAAAATCCGCTTTCAAAAAAGGCTGTTCATCGTCTACAAGCGTCATCGCGTACTTATGCAGCTTTTTCAAGGCCTCTTTCTCTTCCTTAGAAGATCTTATCGTTGCAAGAGATACTGTTTCACACTCTATTATTTTTCTCGCTTCTACAAGTTCCCTTACAGAGCACTGCTTAAGAAGAAGAGAAATTTTAAAATGATCAGAGAGAAGTGAGATGTTTTCGGTCAGAAAAGTCCCCTCTCCGCTGTGGACTTCTAACACGCCCATATACCTGAGAGCTCTCAACGCCTCTCGTACAGATGCTCTGCTAACCCCAAAGCTCTCTACCAAATCTCTTTCGGAGGGTAGTTTGTCTCCAGAAGAAATCTCTCCGTTAAGTATCTTTTGTTTAAAAGCCTCTACTATACTTTCTGTAACAGATTGTCGATTAATTTTTGTAAAAGAAATTCCCATCTCTACCACTCCTA
This region of Aminobacterium colombiense DSM 12261 genomic DNA includes:
- a CDS encoding FadR/GntR family transcriptional regulator, whose product is MGISFTKINRQSVTESIVEAFKQKILNGEISSGDKLPSERDLVESFGVSRASVREALRALRYMGVLEVHSGEGTFLTENISLLSDHFKISLLLKQCSVRELVEARKIIECETVSLATIRSSKEEKEALKKLHKYAMTLVDDEQPFLKADFAFHEKIAEMSQNMVLVEMLNATRDLTLSENMYVIEREGQIKRALDFHSSILYYILSFDADNAQKAMLAHLEDIERSIRDLVSRH